A genomic stretch from Aedes albopictus strain Foshan chromosome 2, AalbF5, whole genome shotgun sequence includes:
- the LOC109419949 gene encoding mannose-P-dolichol utilization defect 1 protein homolog, translating into MNDYAKQFMLLLMSEKCYDNYFVDLDFLDVDCFKALLSKGLGMGIIAGSVLVKVPQIAKILRNKSAKGINLFSVCLDLFAITIHMAYSFVSGFPFSAWGDTSFLALQTAMIAYLVLHFGGAPVKAVAFGAVYSAVTYVLMGGLTPLNYLLIAQGFNVPILLLGKLSQAYTNYKNGSTGQLSAVTCFMLLAGSLARIFTSIQETGDQMMIITYGCSSFANAVIVLQLLYYWNAGKKSSSGKSSPKKASKAKAKAKKSD; encoded by the exons ATGAACGATTACGCCAAGCAATTTATGCTGCTGCTGATGAGCGAAAAATGTTACGACAATTACTTCGTAGATTTGGATTTCCTCGATG TGGATTGCTTCAAAGCGCTCCTCAGCAAAGGCCTGGGAATGGGCATCATTGCCGGATCGGTGTTGGTGAAAGTCCCTCAGATCGCCAAAATCCTAAGAAACAAGTCGGCTAAGGGCATCAACCTGTTCAGCGTCTGTCTGGATCTGTTTGCGATCACGATCCACATGGCGTACAGCTTCGTCAGTGGATTCCCGTTCAGTGCCTGGGGAGATACGTCGTTCCTGGCCCTGCAAACGGCGATGATTGCTTATTTGGTTCTACACTTTGGAGGAGCACCTGTCAAGGCAGTTGCATTCGGCGCTGTCTATTCCGCGGTTACATATGTGCTGATGGGAGGCCTCACGCCGCTGAACTATCTGTTGATTGCCCAAGGATTTAACGTGCCAATTCTACTGCTGGGAAAACTGTCGCAGGCATACACCAATTACAAGAACGGAAGCACCGGTCAGTTGTCCGCTGTGACGTGCTTTATGCTGCTGGCTGGATCATTGGCACGAATCTTCACGTCGATTCAGGAAACCGGCGACCAGATGATGATCATCACCTATGGTTGTTCGTCGTTTGCCAATGCCGTTATTGTGTTGCAGCTGCTGTACTACTGGAACGCAGGCAAGAAATCGTCATCCGGAAAGTCGTCGCCGAAGAAGGCCTCCAAGGCCAAGgccaaggcgaagaaaagcgacTAA
- the LOC109419943 gene encoding unconventional myosin-VIIa isoform X2, whose translation MDMKEELGEWVWLAPKKNDEFEVPYAGRVLRTHSGNTLIVDDDGNEAWVTDSEVIKPIHVTSQRTVDDMITLGDLQEYAILRNLIVRYRQKQIYTYTGSMLVAINPYEILPIYTFNEINLYREKKIGDLPPHIFAIGDSAYQEMRRDGRDQCIVISGESGAGKTESTKLILQYLAATSGKHSWIEQQIIESNPIMEAFGNAKTVRNDNSSRFGKYIDVHFNREGVIGGAKIDQYLLEKSRIVNQNKGERNYHIFYSMLAGLSKEEKKLLELEDASKYHYLTRGQTLVCDGRSDAGEFADVRAAMKMLSFTDREIWSILSLLAAILHLGNIKYKATVVQNMDAVEVNDNTNVTRICNMLGVAKNALVHALTRRTRIAQGERVVSHISKEQALEARDAFVKAIYGKIFIMIVDKINSAIYKSSPKSRISIGVLDIFGFEQFETNSFEQLCINFANENLQQFFVKHIFKMEQAEYTREGINWTNIEFIDNQEVLDMIGMKSLHIMALIDEETRFPKGTDITMLSKLHSNHGTKTIYRKPKYDNVPSFGVQHFAGTVFYSVNGFLEKNRDTFSPDLKELVTKSSNEFLVKLFGSDDALDTTKRSITLSLQFRNSLEALMRTLSSCHPYFIRCIKPNELKKPKIIDNALCVRQLRYSGMMETAKIRKAGYAIRHSYHEFVARYRHLGKNIGPAHKVDCIIASKQICTHVLASIPDDYQFGKTKIFLKESHDALLESERSRVYLHYVVLIQRAFRRVLFFKFIRRYRWAATTIQKHWRARGYRSNYLTMVKGYRRLQAVVKSRELTYKFGRLREAIVHLQAHCRGYLTRKNLRDKITHKAKRMNELLALKRREELQFKQSGNKRWREDAEHNYWMRVDELNQELALEAEMRKPVEVIQPYQSIDVEENNKMLDDVFGFLNDSMSPEPVPKRKPSFAVSKMLQYFEEKSRNKKIIPTKLLSRPVNYYESSRL comes from the exons ATGGATATGAAGGAGGAACTC GGTGAATGGGTGTGGCTGGCGCCGAAGAAGAACGATGAATTCGAGGTCCCGTATGCCGGCCGAGTACTACGAACTCACTCCGGAAATACGCTCATTGTCGACGACGATGGCAATGAAGCCTGGGTCACCGATAGTGAG GTCATCAAACCGATTCACGTCACGTCACAAAGAACGGTGGACGATATGATAACGCTGGGTGATCTACAGGAGTACGCCATTCTGCGCAATCTGATTGTCCGCTATCGACAGAAGCAAATCTAC ACCTACACCGGTAGCATGTTGGTGGCGATAAATCCGTACGAGATTTTGCCGATATACACGTTTAACGAAATCAATTTGTACAGGGAGAAAAAGATTGGGGATCTTCCGCCGCATATCTTTGCGATAGGTGATAGCGCGTATCAAGAGATGCGTCGGGATGGTAGAGATCAATGCATCGTGATCAGTGGCGAATCTGGGGCTGGGAAAACGGAGAGCACCAAGTTGATCTTGCAATATCTGGCGGCGACTAGTGGAAAGCATTCGTGGATTGAACAGCAGATAATCGAGTCTAATCCGATAATGGAGGCATTCGGGAATGCGAAGACGGTGCGCAATGATAATTCGTCACGTTTTGGAAAGTACATCGATGTGCACTTCAACAGGGAGGGGGTTATTGGCGGAGCGAAGATTGATCAGTATTTGCTCGAGAAGTCAAGGATAGTGAATCAGAATAAGGGTGAAAGGAATTACCACATATTTTACTCGATGTTGGCGGGGCTGAGCAAGGaagagaagaaattgctggaattgGAGGATGCTTCGAAGTACCACTACTTGACGCGAGGCCAAACGCTAGTTTGCGATGGACGAAGTGACGCTGGG GAGTTTGCTGACGTACGCGCTGCAATGAAAATGCTGTCTTTCACGGATCGTGAAATCTGGTCAATACTGAGCTTACTGGCTGCAATTCTACATCTGGGAAATATAAAATATAAGGCCACTGTGGTGCAGAACATGGATGCCGTTGAAGTAAATGACAATACGAATGTGACCAGAATTTGTAACATGCTGGGAGTGGCAAAGAATGCTTTGGTGCACGCTCTAACACGAAGGACCCGCATCGCCCAGGGCGAGAGGGTGGTATCACACATTTCCAAGGAACAAGCACTGGAAGCCCGGGATGCGTTTGTGAAAGCCATCTACGGCAAGATTTTCATAATGATTGTAGATAAAATCAACAGCGCAATCTACAAGTCATCACCCAAGTCTCGCATTTCCATAGGCGTTCTGGATATTTTTGGCTTTGAACAGTTTGAGACGAACAGCTTTGAACAGTTGTGTATTAACTTTGCGAATGAGAATTTGCAGCAGTTCTTCGTGAAACATATATTCAAG ATGGAGCAAGCAGAGTACACCCGCGAAGGGATCAACTGGacaaacattgagtttatcgacAATCAGGAAGTGTTGGACATGATCGGGATGAAATCTCTACATATAATGGCACTGATCGATGAGGAAACTCGGTTCCCCAAAGGGACGGACATTACGATGCTCTCCAAGCTGCATTCTAACCACGGAACCAAAACAATCTATCGGAAACCAAAGTACGACAATGTGCCATCGTTCGGAGTGCAACATTTTGCTGGAACTGTATTCTACAGTGTGAATGGGTTCCTGGAGAAGAACCGAGATACCTTTAGTCCGGATTTGAAGGAGCTGGTTACGAAAAGTAGTAACGAGTTTTTGGTGAAGTTGTTTGGATCGGATGACGCATTGGATACTACGAAGAGATCCATTACGCTATCGTTGCAGTTCAGAAACTCGTTGGAAGCATTGATGAGAACGCTTTCTTCGTGTCATCCGTATTTTATTAGATGCATAAAACCCAATGAGCTGAAGAAACCAAAG ATCATCGACAATGCTTTATGTGTCCGGCAGCTGAGATATTCTGGCATGATGGAAACGGCTAAGATCAGGAAAGCTGGTTATGCCATCAGACATAGTTACCATGAGTTCGTTGCCCGTTACCGTCATCTAGGCAAGAACATTGGACCTGCTCACAAGGTTGATTGTATCATAGCATCTAAGCAAATTTGCACGCATGTTTTGGCGTCTATTCCGGATGATTACCAGTTTGGAAAAAccaagatattcctgaaagaaagtCATGATGCACTGCTAGAATCGGAGCGTTCGAGAGTTTATCTGCACTACGTCGTGTTAATCCAACGGGCCTTCCGTCGCGTATTATTCTTCAAGTTCATTCGTAGATATCGCTGGGCAGCTACTACAATACAAAAACATTGGAGAGCCCGTGGCTACCGATCGAACTATTTGACAATGGTAAAAGGCTATCGAAGATTGCAAGCCGTGGTTAAATCTCGTGAGTTGACCTACAAATTCGGTAGACTACGAGAGGCCATTGTACATCTGCAGGCTCACTGTCGCGGATATCTGACTCGTAAAAATTTGAGAGATAAAATCACTCACAAAGCCAAACGGATGAATGAGCTATTAGCTTTGAAACGAAGAGAAGAATTACAGTTCAAACAGTCCGGAAACAAACGCTGGCGTGAAGATGCCGAGCATAACTACTGGATGCGAGTAGACGAGCTGAACCAAGAATTGGCCCTGGAAGCAGAAATGCGGAAACCCGTGGAAGTGATTCAGCCATACCAGTCCATCGACGTGGAAGAAAACAACAAGATGTTGGATGACGTTTTCGGATTCCTCAACGACTCTATGAGTCCTGAACCGGTCCCTAAGCGGAAGCCATCCTTTGCCGTAAGCAAAATGTTACAGTACTTCGAAGAGAAGAGCCGCAACAAAAAGATCATCCCCACTAAACTGTTGTCCCGTCCTGTAAATTACTATGAATCGTCTCGATTGTGA